One genomic region from candidate division KSB1 bacterium encodes:
- a CDS encoding tetratricopeptide repeat protein — protein sequence MQPRSWLVKAFIVTGMALAVFASACAQTPADSLARVFRGLFGDSTLASYSLEELQAYRQLYASRLAARERERAVLRQRGIRDAELFIAQNPNSRVLDEVMMRLAELCFEQAQEEYLAAMRQYEEELAAYDRGERANPPTEPRKDFDKPLGLLQAVVERFPHSEYVDDALYNRAFILEDLRQDTAAVAVYQRVVQEFPESPYVPSALLRIGEYYFSPPRNDLHTAIQYYERVLQYRDSPRYDEALYRLGWSHYRLSQFPQAVSYFTLLADDIERNMRLDPQGVFTNPALRDEAVEYIGISFLDYGGPARAAQYLQEIGHRSYGAQILKRMGDAYLKEKEEYANAIYAYRLLLAMYPDSPLAPVAQSRIVEAYRLLKDEPMAYVSRNQLVSLYGEGSSWWAKNTDEATRSEARRLAEAALRDNIAFLYQQGEATGDRDFYEQAVSDSRKYLEKFPADSSAPRVHWNMALTLDTQLHDYPAAYAEYLQISQRYWNSRYQRQAAENAVALAREAAREQLAAAEAEAETSRAVSRAEEVKRESAATIHARLVHPPTPLQPTEQRLAEAYDNYIMLFPHEPQTARMLVNAGALYYNHNQFKEALKYFKTLIKHFPESEELADARYILMESYFGKMDFASAEVVAKRIIQDNPSPELVSKARRRLAESIFLAAELLAEADEHASSAEEFRRVVTEVPEVPFGDLALFNSALEFDKAQEFNRAIDAYLQLLAGWPSSPYRFDALNNLAFDYREVNDFYNAALTYERLASLHPDAEKAKDALFNASVCFAASEDWGQAIRVNRLFLERYPQAREAEDLAYDIAGYYLKLRDWQKASESYGEFVAKYPTSPRVVESYYRRGEYFAEQGNREEAAVEYRKAVASHDELKAKGLPGNDFYAAEALFALAELDFARLAAIELRLPKARLQRSLQEKRELLLRLVKDYTRVAGFGTVRLYEATFRVGNCYEEFARSYAWQEIPRMDPTEEVVARNEVADVAAQLYRRAVDSYRTSLSVLTRLAENYRRQLPVPPGADSAQVAAGDSVLRVAQRWLGRCKEKVCENLYTIAELKKAAAERLLAAPLPLGLDLLSAVEYRRQVLTVAAKPWIQGAVEAYAETVQEGVSLGVDNAWVQQARSAVIRVSNLLPDHFAALATEVLDDYRNREAQYLALVETGAQVTQAGEDLVELADQMANLLDFGAAFAVNFTSGYEETLKRARAHGFDGEGLPTTEEKLTRGLFSYVERLDSLCTLTRQRKVDFEAAYRERQEPVYRDAMLTFEDNYFAAHEGLLRILETGVGVCDSLGIDNVWSKNLVLHLARFAPDTYAARVGLVVVADSVATDQRWRAYHEYAKGWTSPGFDEEGWTVPTIVAVAREPGRPTGFYLWSVRPETVAVHFDTLKQVLSSDVEYRLGPVAYLRGTFIVEGLPVNASVHLAADASYNLFVNGHYIAQVVNPPDKPLSVYVHDVTDFLQTGPNVVAVQAKDEDGEVEGLQVTVKWRSLPNWAQTKQSLRPVVLGEEERRQLLEKREQIP from the coding sequence ATGCAGCCCAGATCCTGGCTCGTCAAGGCCTTCATCGTAACGGGAATGGCTCTGGCGGTATTCGCCTCTGCGTGTGCGCAAACGCCGGCGGATTCCCTCGCCCGGGTGTTCCGTGGCCTGTTTGGCGACAGCACGCTGGCCTCGTATTCCCTTGAGGAACTGCAGGCCTATCGCCAGCTGTACGCCAGCCGGTTGGCAGCGCGAGAGCGCGAGCGTGCTGTGCTTCGCCAGCGTGGTATCCGCGATGCGGAACTCTTCATCGCCCAAAACCCCAACAGCCGGGTGCTCGATGAAGTGATGATGCGCCTTGCGGAACTATGCTTCGAGCAGGCGCAAGAGGAGTACCTTGCGGCAATGCGACAATACGAAGAGGAGCTGGCCGCATATGACCGCGGGGAAAGAGCGAATCCGCCCACTGAGCCTCGCAAGGATTTCGACAAACCGCTCGGCCTGTTGCAGGCGGTTGTGGAGCGGTTCCCGCACAGCGAGTATGTGGATGATGCGCTCTACAACCGAGCCTTCATCCTGGAAGATTTGCGCCAGGACACTGCAGCGGTGGCAGTCTACCAACGGGTGGTTCAAGAATTCCCCGAGAGTCCTTACGTGCCGAGCGCGCTGCTGCGCATCGGCGAGTACTACTTTAGTCCGCCGCGCAATGATCTTCACACGGCTATCCAATACTATGAGCGCGTCCTCCAGTACCGCGACAGCCCCCGTTACGACGAGGCGCTCTATCGCCTTGGCTGGAGTCACTACCGGCTAAGTCAATTTCCGCAAGCCGTCTCCTATTTTACCCTCCTGGCCGACGATATCGAGCGCAACATGCGGCTCGACCCCCAGGGAGTGTTCACCAACCCCGCCTTGAGAGACGAGGCCGTCGAGTACATCGGCATAAGTTTTCTGGACTACGGTGGGCCAGCAAGAGCGGCGCAGTACCTACAAGAAATCGGCCATCGTTCATACGGGGCCCAAATCTTGAAGCGCATGGGTGACGCCTACCTCAAGGAGAAAGAGGAGTACGCGAACGCGATCTACGCCTACCGCCTCCTCCTCGCCATGTATCCGGACAGTCCTCTTGCGCCTGTGGCGCAAAGCCGTATCGTCGAGGCCTACCGGCTGCTCAAGGATGAACCGATGGCCTATGTGAGCCGCAATCAGTTAGTGAGTCTTTACGGCGAAGGGAGCAGCTGGTGGGCAAAAAACACCGACGAGGCGACACGGTCTGAAGCACGACGGTTGGCAGAAGCGGCGCTGCGGGACAACATCGCCTTTCTCTACCAGCAAGGAGAGGCCACTGGTGACCGCGATTTCTATGAGCAAGCCGTCAGCGATAGCCGCAAGTATTTGGAAAAATTCCCTGCGGATAGCAGCGCCCCTCGTGTTCACTGGAATATGGCGCTGACGCTGGATACGCAGCTCCACGATTATCCCGCTGCCTATGCGGAGTACCTCCAGATAAGCCAACGGTATTGGAACTCGCGGTATCAGCGGCAAGCGGCGGAAAATGCCGTGGCTTTGGCGCGCGAAGCCGCCCGCGAACAGCTGGCAGCGGCCGAAGCCGAGGCGGAAACCAGCCGTGCGGTCTCCCGGGCGGAGGAGGTGAAGAGAGAATCTGCCGCGACCATCCACGCGCGTCTGGTGCACCCACCCACGCCTCTGCAGCCTACCGAGCAGAGATTGGCCGAGGCCTATGACAACTACATCATGCTCTTCCCCCATGAGCCCCAGACGGCCCGCATGCTGGTCAATGCCGGCGCATTGTACTACAACCACAACCAGTTCAAGGAGGCGCTGAAGTACTTCAAGACCCTGATCAAGCATTTTCCAGAGAGCGAAGAGCTGGCCGATGCGCGCTACATCCTCATGGAGAGCTACTTCGGTAAGATGGACTTTGCCAGTGCCGAGGTGGTGGCCAAGCGCATCATCCAGGATAATCCTTCTCCGGAGTTGGTCTCCAAGGCGCGCAGGCGGTTGGCCGAGTCCATCTTCTTGGCCGCAGAACTGCTCGCCGAAGCGGATGAGCACGCCAGTTCGGCAGAAGAGTTTAGGCGTGTGGTGACTGAAGTGCCGGAGGTGCCATTCGGCGACCTTGCCCTATTCAACTCGGCGCTGGAGTTTGACAAGGCCCAGGAGTTCAACCGGGCAATTGATGCATACCTGCAACTCCTCGCGGGGTGGCCTTCCTCCCCCTATCGCTTCGACGCCCTCAACAACCTGGCTTTCGACTACCGGGAGGTAAATGACTTTTATAACGCGGCGCTAACGTACGAGCGGCTGGCTTCCTTGCACCCGGATGCGGAAAAGGCCAAGGACGCTCTGTTTAACGCCAGCGTCTGTTTTGCCGCAAGCGAGGACTGGGGTCAGGCTATCCGCGTGAACCGCCTTTTCTTGGAGCGGTATCCCCAGGCGCGTGAAGCTGAGGACCTGGCCTATGATATTGCCGGGTACTACCTGAAGCTGAGAGACTGGCAGAAGGCCAGCGAGTCGTACGGCGAGTTTGTGGCCAAGTATCCGACCTCACCGCGGGTGGTGGAGAGTTACTATCGGAGGGGTGAATACTTTGCTGAGCAAGGCAATCGAGAGGAGGCAGCGGTAGAATACCGAAAGGCCGTGGCCAGCCATGACGAGCTCAAGGCCAAAGGTCTCCCTGGCAATGACTTTTACGCTGCGGAGGCGCTTTTTGCCCTGGCGGAGCTGGACTTTGCGCGGCTGGCTGCTATCGAGCTGCGCCTGCCCAAGGCCCGGCTGCAACGCTCCCTACAGGAGAAGCGGGAGTTGCTCCTGCGGCTGGTTAAAGACTATACACGAGTGGCCGGTTTCGGAACAGTGCGGCTGTACGAAGCCACGTTTCGCGTGGGGAACTGTTACGAAGAGTTTGCTCGTAGTTACGCCTGGCAAGAGATTCCCCGGATGGACCCCACTGAGGAGGTGGTGGCCCGCAACGAGGTGGCGGATGTTGCAGCCCAGCTTTACCGGCGTGCAGTCGATTCGTATCGCACTTCGCTAAGCGTGTTGACGCGCCTGGCTGAGAACTATCGCCGCCAACTCCCGGTGCCGCCTGGTGCTGACTCGGCCCAGGTAGCCGCAGGCGACAGTGTGCTGCGTGTGGCGCAGCGCTGGCTGGGCCGGTGCAAAGAGAAGGTGTGTGAGAACCTATACACCATTGCCGAGTTGAAGAAGGCCGCAGCCGAGCGCCTTCTGGCAGCCCCTCTACCTTTGGGGCTTGACCTCCTATCGGCGGTCGAATACCGGCGGCAGGTGTTGACGGTGGCCGCCAAGCCATGGATCCAGGGGGCAGTCGAGGCTTATGCAGAGACCGTGCAAGAGGGCGTCTCGTTGGGCGTGGACAACGCGTGGGTCCAGCAAGCCAGAAGTGCGGTTATTCGCGTGTCCAATTTGCTGCCTGACCATTTCGCTGCGCTTGCCACCGAGGTCTTGGATGACTACCGTAACCGAGAAGCCCAGTACCTTGCTCTTGTCGAGACGGGCGCCCAAGTCACCCAGGCGGGTGAAGACCTCGTGGAGCTTGCCGATCAGATGGCCAACCTTCTGGACTTTGGCGCGGCGTTTGCAGTCAACTTTACCTCGGGCTATGAAGAGACGCTCAAGCGCGCACGGGCGCATGGGTTTGATGGAGAAGGCTTGCCCACCACGGAAGAAAAGCTGACGCGGGGCCTGTTTAGCTACGTCGAACGCTTGGATAGCCTGTGCACCCTGACCAGACAACGAAAGGTGGACTTTGAAGCTGCTTATCGCGAGCGCCAAGAGCCGGTGTATCGCGATGCGATGCTCACCTTCGAGGACAACTATTTCGCCGCGCACGAAGGATTGTTGCGAATACTGGAAACCGGGGTAGGGGTCTGTGACTCGCTTGGGATCGACAACGTATGGTCAAAGAACCTGGTGCTCCATTTGGCCCGGTTTGCGCCTGACACCTACGCCGCTCGTGTGGGCTTGGTGGTGGTAGCCGACTCGGTGGCCACAGACCAGAGGTGGCGTGCTTACCACGAGTACGCTAAGGGATGGACGTCTCCGGGCTTTGATGAAGAGGGCTGGACGGTGCCGACCATAGTGGCGGTAGCGCGTGAGCCTGGTAGGCCCACAGGGTTTTACCTTTGGAGCGTACGACCCGAGACCGTGGCGGTGCATTTTGATACGCTGAAACAGGTTTTATCCTCAGACGTGGAATATAGACTGGGCCCAGTCGCTTACTTGCGCGGCACCTTTATCGTCGAGGGGCTGCCGGTGAACGCTTCGGTGCATCTGGCGGCTGATGCCTCCTACAACCTCTTTGTCAATGGTCATTACATAGCGCAAGTGGTGAACCCACCGGATAAGCCGCTCAGTGTCTACGTGCATGATGTCACGGATTTTCTCCAAACCGGTCCCAATGTGGTAGCTGTCCAGGCGAAAGATGAAGACGGCGAGGTGGAGGGGCTACAGGTGACGGTAAAATGGCGTAGCCTGCCCAACTGGGCGCAGACCAAGCAAAGTCTGAGACCGGTGGTTCTGGGGGAGGAGGAAAGGAGACAGCTGCTCGAAAAACGCGAGCAGATCCCATAG
- a CDS encoding MotA/TolQ/ExbB proton channel family protein, with protein sequence MSELISGFSPSSAGYVFMWVLLFIAAVAVAIFIERAYYIKLKSDIDAQKFMGEIRKRVKAGEYKEALALCEAAKDRALARVVSAGLRRVSESETVDFRSIQNAVDEGTLEVIPKLQNRTGYLAMIANVATLVGLMGTVYGLIIAFRSVSGPGIDPAEKARLLAAGIAVAMNTTLFGLIIAVPTIVAYTWLHSKTTKIIDEIDEHMVKLINLITGNQ encoded by the coding sequence ATGTCTGAATTAATCAGTGGATTCAGTCCCAGCAGTGCAGGATACGTATTCATGTGGGTGCTTTTATTCATTGCCGCCGTGGCGGTAGCCATCTTTATCGAACGCGCTTATTACATCAAGCTCAAGAGCGACATTGATGCGCAGAAGTTCATGGGCGAGATACGCAAGCGCGTCAAGGCAGGCGAGTACAAAGAGGCTCTGGCGTTGTGCGAGGCTGCCAAGGACAGGGCGCTGGCACGGGTGGTATCGGCAGGTTTGCGCAGGGTGAGCGAGAGCGAGACGGTCGACTTTCGGTCCATCCAGAACGCTGTGGATGAAGGCACCCTGGAGGTCATCCCCAAGCTGCAGAACCGGACTGGCTACTTGGCGATGATCGCTAACGTCGCCACGCTTGTGGGATTGATGGGCACCGTTTACGGCCTAATCATCGCCTTTCGCAGCGTCTCCGGGCCGGGCATCGACCCCGCCGAGAAGGCGCGTCTGCTGGCTGCCGGTATCGCCGTGGCGATGAACACCACTTTGTTCGGCCTGATCATTGCCGTGCCCACGATCGTCGCCTACACATGGTTGCACAGCAAGACTACCAAGATCATCGACGAAATCGATGAGCACATGGTCAAATTGATCAACCTGATAACAGGGAATCAATAG
- a CDS encoding biopolymer transporter ExbD: protein MAFRPSLRSSRTFAEQVEINLFPVMNLMVVLIPLLLSTVTFVRIGVIQLDLPPATLVPSDRTTGLPREEERTLDLAVTITDRGFYISSALGVLRAADGGPYIPKKLGADGVEVYDFDRLSSVLAEIKSKAQGRFRDDERVIIQAEPSVRYQVVVSTMDAARSYQVEGHTVSLFPQVALAAGVR from the coding sequence ATGGCATTTCGACCTTCACTCAGAAGCAGCCGCACCTTTGCGGAGCAGGTGGAGATCAATCTGTTCCCGGTCATGAACTTGATGGTGGTGCTTATCCCCCTGCTTCTGTCGACGGTGACCTTTGTGCGCATCGGGGTAATCCAGCTGGATTTGCCTCCGGCCACCTTAGTGCCTTCTGATAGGACGACCGGTTTGCCCCGCGAGGAGGAGCGGACCCTTGACCTGGCCGTGACTATCACCGACCGTGGGTTCTACATCTCCAGTGCCCTTGGCGTGCTGCGGGCCGCCGACGGCGGGCCGTACATTCCCAAGAAGCTCGGCGCCGACGGGGTGGAGGTGTATGATTTCGACCGTCTGTCCAGTGTGCTGGCTGAAATCAAGAGCAAGGCGCAGGGGAGGTTCAGAGACGACGAGCGGGTGATCATTCAGGCGGAGCCGAGCGTGCGCTACCAGGTGGTGGTCTCCACCATGGATGCGGCGCGTTCCTACCAGGTGGAGGGGCACACGGTGAGTCTCTTCCCACAGGTGGCGCTGGCGGCAGGTGTGCGGTGA
- a CDS encoding biopolymer transporter ExbD: MAYIPSRIKKHDTNPGKRFLNLTSLMDMFTIILVFLLKSYSTEGGLIHPSENLTLPKSTVENVPETALDVIVSKETVVVNDEVVETVANVAQVQGLYVPRLGEKLKLYAQRAKEAERQYGIRFSGRVNVQADKDLEYGILMKVLATCGTCEYANLRLAVYQVEREGVATTASQPPAM, from the coding sequence ATGGCATACATCCCCTCGCGCATCAAGAAGCACGATACCAATCCTGGTAAGAGGTTTCTCAACCTCACCTCGCTGATGGACATGTTCACCATCATCCTGGTGTTCCTTCTTAAGAGCTACTCAACCGAAGGTGGCCTGATTCACCCCTCGGAAAACCTGACGCTGCCCAAGTCCACTGTGGAGAACGTTCCCGAGACAGCCCTGGACGTCATTGTTTCCAAGGAGACGGTGGTCGTCAACGACGAAGTGGTGGAGACTGTGGCCAACGTGGCGCAAGTGCAAGGTCTGTACGTACCTAGGCTGGGCGAAAAGTTGAAGCTTTATGCACAGCGAGCCAAGGAGGCGGAGCGGCAGTACGGGATCCGGTTCTCGGGCAGGGTGAACGTCCAGGCAGACAAAGACTTGGAGTACGGTATCCTCATGAAGGTGCTGGCGACCTGTGGCACGTGCGAATATGCCAACCTTCGGCTTGCGGTTTATCAGGTGGAGCGAGAGGGCGTGGCGACGACGGCCTCGCAGCCACCTGCCATGTAA
- a CDS encoding TonB family protein: protein MVVSTQMVLPEEFRKSPFAEVSRTFLGILAVSIAVHVGVVVLLLSRPRTPDGERGPAADQARLATLIVRHAEMAREAAVTRKKVSVDVQHPEEQPTGAQPASGRSGTGPTRGVGAQPGEPKEAEPALAAGYSRTRERLAAEVRSLGVLGVLTSGTRPGGQDQAQMLIGGTVPPAELDATLGGIGGLKSTGTSTPGRELRGGRATEAGTIDSMVGELGTPVGSSVQRGGSLVVEPVTPLTKEGEVTTLAGRDPDQVSRVVNGHNDAIEYCYQKELRRNPTLRGRLAVRFTITPEGKVSSVTIVSSTLNSPELENCIVRRIQRWDDFGVVDASLGEATFRQVYTFGF, encoded by the coding sequence ATGGTGGTTTCGACTCAAATGGTGCTACCCGAGGAGTTTCGCAAGAGTCCTTTTGCCGAGGTGAGCCGAACGTTCTTGGGCATCCTTGCGGTTTCGATAGCGGTTCACGTTGGCGTGGTGGTCCTCCTTTTGTCGCGGCCTCGCACTCCTGATGGAGAACGCGGGCCTGCGGCAGATCAGGCCCGGCTTGCCACTCTTATCGTGCGGCACGCCGAAATGGCGCGGGAGGCTGCGGTTACTCGAAAGAAGGTGAGCGTCGACGTCCAGCATCCAGAGGAACAACCGACGGGGGCGCAGCCGGCGAGCGGCCGGTCTGGTACGGGGCCAACTCGCGGGGTTGGTGCTCAGCCTGGGGAACCGAAGGAGGCAGAACCGGCCTTAGCAGCAGGGTATAGCCGAACTCGCGAAAGATTGGCCGCAGAGGTGCGTTCACTTGGGGTCCTTGGTGTGCTGACCTCCGGCACCAGACCGGGGGGCCAGGACCAGGCACAAATGCTCATCGGGGGCACGGTGCCGCCTGCTGAGCTGGACGCCACGCTCGGTGGCATTGGTGGGCTGAAAAGCACAGGGACCTCCACCCCCGGGCGAGAGCTCCGCGGCGGGCGCGCCACCGAGGCGGGCACGATCGACAGTATGGTCGGCGAGCTGGGAACCCCAGTCGGCAGCAGCGTGCAGCGGGGCGGAAGCCTGGTGGTGGAACCAGTGACGCCACTCACCAAAGAGGGCGAAGTAACCACCCTTGCGGGCAGAGACCCGGACCAGGTCTCCAGAGTGGTGAACGGGCACAACGACGCAATCGAATACTGCTACCAAAAAGAACTGCGACGGAACCCAACCTTGCGCGGGAGACTAGCAGTTCGTTTTACCATTACCCCCGAGGGCAAGGTGAGCAGCGTCACGATAGTTTCCTCTACCCTGAATAGCCCCGAGTTGGAAAACTGCATCGTGCGGCGCATTCAGCGGTGGGACGACTTTGGCGTGGTCGACGCCTCGCTCGGCGAGGCCACTTTCCGCCAGGTGTATACCTTCGGCTTTTGA
- the aspS gene encoding aspartate--tRNA ligase: MKRKRTHTCGELRAEHEGQQVTVMGWVRHRRDHGGIYFVDLVDRYGLVQVNFAAQSHPELYAQARELKAEWVVAVTGLVQRRPEGMRNPSLPTGDIEVLATDLEVLNRAKTPPFEIKDQVDASEELRLTYRYLDLRRPELQQSILLRHRVYQVVRRYLDAHGFVEIETPFLIKSTPEGARDYLVPSRVHKGKFYALPQSPQTYKQLLMVAGFDRYFQIVRCFRDEDLRADRQPEFTQIDLEMSFVHAEDVRELCEGLMATVLQEIWGYHLQTPLPVLPYDEAIARYGTDKPDLRFETPITDISHLVAGSQFRVFAETVRNGGVVAGLCVPQAGQFSRKRVDELAAAVKEWGGKGLVAMKVTGAGWEGGAAKFFTPEEVEAVNKAMHAAPDHMLFIVADRREVCLRVLGELRLRLGAELGLIDEKKVSLLWVTDFPLLEYSSEERRFVAMHHPFTSPRPEDIALLQSAPERVRAQAYDLVFNGNEVAGGSIRIHDALLQREVFRVLGISSEEAERKFGFLVEAFQYGAPPHGGIAFGFDRLVMLLARKKSIRDVIAFPKTTSALSLMDGAPTEVSEEQLRELGLRLA, translated from the coding sequence ATGAAGAGGAAACGGACACACACGTGTGGTGAACTCCGCGCGGAACACGAGGGCCAACAGGTTACGGTGATGGGGTGGGTACGCCATCGGCGGGACCACGGTGGCATCTACTTTGTGGATCTTGTGGACCGCTACGGATTGGTGCAAGTGAACTTTGCCGCGCAGTCCCATCCAGAGCTGTATGCCCAGGCGCGAGAGCTGAAAGCAGAGTGGGTGGTAGCCGTGACAGGGCTGGTACAGAGGCGGCCGGAAGGGATGCGCAACCCCTCTCTGCCTACTGGTGACATTGAGGTGCTTGCCACCGATTTAGAGGTCCTAAACAGAGCGAAAACGCCCCCGTTCGAGATCAAGGATCAAGTGGATGCCTCCGAGGAGCTGCGGCTCACTTACCGCTATCTGGACCTGCGCCGACCAGAGTTGCAGCAGAGCATCCTTCTGAGGCATCGCGTCTACCAGGTGGTGCGCCGCTACTTGGACGCCCACGGCTTTGTGGAAATCGAAACCCCCTTCCTCATCAAGAGCACGCCGGAAGGAGCCAGGGATTACCTGGTACCAAGTAGGGTCCACAAGGGTAAGTTCTACGCGCTGCCGCAATCGCCTCAGACCTACAAGCAGCTCCTGATGGTGGCAGGTTTTGACCGCTATTTCCAAATTGTGCGCTGCTTCCGCGACGAAGACCTCCGCGCTGACCGGCAACCGGAGTTTACCCAGATCGACTTGGAAATGTCCTTTGTCCATGCTGAGGACGTGCGCGAGCTCTGCGAAGGGCTGATGGCCACTGTATTGCAGGAAATATGGGGTTATCATCTGCAGACCCCCCTACCGGTTCTTCCTTATGATGAGGCGATTGCCAGGTACGGCACGGACAAGCCGGACCTGCGCTTTGAGACGCCCATCACCGATATCAGCCACTTGGTTGCGGGTTCGCAATTCCGGGTGTTTGCCGAAACGGTGCGGAATGGAGGCGTGGTTGCCGGGCTGTGTGTGCCCCAAGCTGGGCAATTCTCCAGAAAGCGAGTCGACGAGCTCGCCGCCGCGGTGAAAGAGTGGGGCGGGAAGGGACTAGTGGCAATGAAGGTGACAGGTGCAGGATGGGAAGGTGGCGCAGCAAAGTTTTTTACCCCTGAGGAGGTGGAGGCGGTCAACAAGGCTATGCATGCTGCACCTGACCACATGCTGTTCATAGTGGCCGACCGGAGGGAGGTCTGTCTGCGAGTACTGGGCGAGCTGCGCCTACGACTGGGCGCGGAGCTGGGCCTCATCGATGAAAAGAAGGTGAGCCTCCTCTGGGTGACCGATTTCCCGTTGTTGGAATACAGCAGCGAAGAGAGGCGTTTTGTGGCCATGCATCACCCCTTTACATCTCCCCGGCCCGAAGACATCGCGTTGCTGCAGTCAGCGCCGGAACGGGTGCGGGCACAAGCCTACGACCTGGTCTTCAACGGCAATGAGGTGGCCGGCGGCAGCATTCGCATCCACGACGCCCTCTTGCAAAGGGAAGTGTTCCGCGTGCTGGGTATTTCATCAGAGGAGGCCGAGCGGAAATTTGGCTTTCTTGTGGAGGCGTTCCAGTACGGTGCCCCACCACATGGGGGGATTGCATTTGGTTTCGATCGTCTGGTGATGTTGCTGGCGAGAAAGAAAAGCATAAGGGACGTGATTGCATTTCCCAAAACGACCAGCGCCCTTTCCCTCATGGACGGGGCGCCCACCGAGGTCTCGGAGGAGCAGCTGCGAGAACTGGGGTTGCGGCTGGCCTGA
- a CDS encoding LysM peptidoglycan-binding domain-containing protein yields MRISVRWLLSLAVVLGLALLVDATVALGEQKMSMDQYRAELAQWQKREADAKAAIAAREKEIQALKEQIDKADADLAACWDDVYALLGVDKAAVDAYRASLKAIEAQVNGLAALSPEELFKKKAEIAALKAQLAEKKKSPIYALTEMRELVAAIEAKIADLEARMPKAVYDSYVVVKGDYLWKISGKKEIYGDPYQWMKIYSVNRDLIKDPDLIYPDWVLKILRGCGPDQYIVVKGDFLRKIAQDPSVLNDPAAWTKIYEANKSVIGDNPNLIYPHTVLVIPK; encoded by the coding sequence ATGAGGATTTCGGTTAGGTGGTTACTGAGCCTCGCGGTTGTACTCGGCCTGGCCTTGCTCGTGGACGCCACCGTGGCCTTGGGCGAGCAGAAGATGAGCATGGACCAGTACCGCGCTGAACTGGCTCAGTGGCAGAAGCGAGAGGCGGACGCCAAGGCGGCCATTGCCGCGCGGGAAAAGGAGATTCAGGCTCTCAAAGAGCAGATCGACAAGGCCGATGCGGATCTTGCGGCCTGCTGGGATGACGTGTATGCGCTGTTGGGCGTGGACAAGGCGGCGGTGGATGCGTATCGGGCCTCGCTGAAGGCCATTGAGGCACAAGTCAATGGGTTGGCGGCACTCAGCCCGGAGGAGCTCTTCAAGAAGAAGGCCGAGATAGCAGCCCTCAAGGCGCAGTTGGCCGAAAAAAAGAAGAGCCCGATCTACGCCTTGACCGAAATGCGGGAACTGGTGGCGGCCATCGAAGCGAAGATCGCCGACTTGGAAGCCCGCATGCCGAAGGCGGTCTACGATAGCTACGTGGTGGTCAAGGGTGACTACCTGTGGAAGATCTCGGGCAAAAAGGAGATCTATGGGGACCCGTACCAGTGGATGAAGATCTACTCGGTCAATCGCGACCTCATCAAGGACCCAGACCTCATTTACCCAGATTGGGTGCTGAAGATCCTGCGTGGCTGCGGCCCGGACCAGTACATTGTGGTCAAGGGTGACTTTTTGCGAAAGATCGCCCAAGATCCCAGCGTACTGAATGATCCGGCAGCGTGGACCAAGATCTACGAGGCGAACAAGTCCGTTATTGGCGACAATCCTAATCTCATTTACCCGCACACGGTCTTGGTAATTCCCAAGTAG